From a single Nematostella vectensis chromosome 3, jaNemVect1.1, whole genome shotgun sequence genomic region:
- the LOC5522183 gene encoding uncharacterized protein LOC5522183 isoform X2: protein MSDGDDCLSEVNSLVSFSDGTIHSMDNMSVQDLSEWPELDGERLQKDQKPQILNEPRKTLPRTPSDQEIDTLVTNTIKQAEITIKKDINIDNQDDIPRSNEAGSGNNKVEPPKDNDGGSIVKENEESTPEVPEPDGPPLIAETHPLVKSVAYLERHGIFRMFQTD, encoded by the exons ATGTCGGATGGGGATGACTGTTTAAGCGAGGTGAACAGTCTTGTCTCTTTCTCCGATGGAACGATTCACAGCATGGATAACATGAGTGTTCAAGACCTATCAGAGTGGCCGGAATTAGACGGAGAACGATTGCAAAAGGATCAAAAGCCGCAGATTTTAAATGAACCACGTAAAACACTTCCAAGGACTCCCAGTGATCAAGAGATTGATACACTAGTTACTAATACGATAAAACAGGCTGAGATTACCATCAAGAAAGACATAAATATAGATAATCAAGATGATATACCTCGATCAAATGAAGCTGGTTCTGGTAATAATAAGGTAGAGCCACCTAAAGacaatgatggtggtagtaTTGTGAAGGAAAACGAGGAATCCACGCCGGAAGTCCCGGAGCCTGATGGGCCCCCGCTGATTGCAGAGACGCATCCGTTGGTAAAGTCAGTGGCCTATCTTGAGAGGCATGGAATCTTCAGAATGTTTCAG ACTGACTGA
- the LOC125561194 gene encoding uncharacterized protein LOC125561194 isoform X1, whose protein sequence is MVSFALHFNERVEPEEIDHKKIQRALKAKDDGDVSDSAYHELKMVAGSSLPSLYGIQKERKAQNAIIPITEFEGNAKGCSRSIKDILSYSSDVIGNAGGNVITLRFSGDGRKTTKKLGSVMTTFCFPAENSVKRSPEREYCISIYDGKESYDILKATLRGVFDEMKALGRTGILVNGLEYTIDWVMCADWKFMACILGINSPCALYFCIWCECSKRMIRDFSIPQWPITRTLNQCRARVGCPNAKGVQCLPLVDIEFTKVIPDTLHLKLRIMGKLLNQVACWAIEQNVKKAMEEAIEALGVRFCFYDVQDDSGKTTTKWSSLDCDGLETIIRGLDIHAFLGDMENKSITSLDCLTKAQLVEECRKFHLRSTGTKDFLRATLKDHLDRNNIVFEPSSTPTCEKTVLSISELTQVWKSLMVLTDALGANPGDEAYLRADAFQEKARQWGTKFRKATFDEDVIPYIHVLVYHVPQFLEIHGTIHQFNCQTVEKKNHMQNKTFHRGSQKGGKNSNYTVQSRVILGCTKLELIEQCMSNQPQFLILGAKNGKLFSCYLTTVGVPSIHG, encoded by the exons ATGGTCAGTTTTGCCCTACATTTCAATGAGAGGGTTGAGCCTGAGGAGATTGACCATAAAAAGATCCAAAGAGCTCTCAAG gccaaagatgatggtgatgtttctGACTCAGCATACCATGAGCTAAAGATGGTAGCTGGGTCCAGCTTGCCATCACTGTATGGGATacagaaagagagaaaagCTCAAAATGCAATCATTCCTATTACAGAATTTGAAGGG AATGCAAAAGGATGTTCAAGATCCATCAAGGACATTCTAAGTTATAGTTCAGATGTCATTGGAAATGCAGGGGGCAATGTTATAACCCTTCGGTTTTCTGGTGATGGTAGAAAAACCACCAAAAAACTTGGGAGTGTTATGACAACCTTCTGCTTTCCAGCAGAAAACTCTGTTAAAAGAAGCCCAGAAAGGGAATACTGTATATCTATATATGATG gCAAGGAGTCATATGACATCCTAAAGGCGACCTTGAGAGGGGTTTTTGATGAGATGAAGGCCCTAGGGAGAACTGGCATTCTTGTTAATGGCCTTGAATACACTATTGATTG GGTGATGTGTGCTGACTGGAAGTTCATGGCGTGTATTCTCGGAATTAATAGTCCCTGTGCCTTGTACTTCTGCATTTGGTGCGAATGCAGCAAAAGGATGATCAGAGACTTTTCTA TCCCACAATGGCCCATAACCAGAACCTTAAACCAGTGCCGTGCACGTGTTGGGTGTCCAAATGCCAAGGGAGTTCAATGTTTACCTCTCGTGGACATTGAATTTACCAAGGTCATACCCGACACCCTGCACCTCAAATTGAGGATCATGGGAAAACTTCTCAACCAG GTTGCTTGCTGGGCTATAGAGCAGAATGTTAAAAAAGCCATGGAAGAAGCAATAGAAGCTTtgg GTGTGAGGTTTTGTTTCTATGATGTCCAGGATGACAGTGGCAAAACCACAACCAAGTGGAGCTCTTTGGATT GTGATGGTTTGGAAACTATCATTAGGGGGCTTGATATCCATGCCTTCCTAGGAGACATGGAGAACAAGTCCATCACCAGCCTTGACTGTCTGACCAAAGCCCAGCTAGTGGAGGAATGTAGGAAGTTCCATCTGAGGTCGACAGGCACCAAGGACTTCCTACGTGCCACACTCAAGGATCATCTTGACCGCAACAACATAGTGTTTGAg CCATCGTCCACTCCCACTTGTGAGAAAACAGTTCTTAGCATATCAGAGCTGACACAAGTGTGGAAAAGTTTGATGGTCCTCACTGATGCTCTTGGGGCAAATCCTGGAGATGAAGCATATCTTCGAGCAGATGCTTTTCAAGAAAAGGCCCGCCAATGGGGAACCAAATTTAGAAAGGCCACGTTTGATGAG GATGTAATTCCATATATACATG TTCTTGTTTATCATGTCCCCCAATTTTTGGAGATTCATGGCACGATCCACCAGTTCAATTGCCAGACAGTGGAAAAGAAAAACCACATGCAGAACAAGACATTCCACAGGGGTAGCCAGAAAGGGGGGAAAAATAGCAACTACACTGTACAG TCCCGTGTCATTCTCGGGTGTACGAAATTGGAGCTCATCGAACAGTGCATGTCGAATCAGCCACAATTCCTTATCCTCGGAGCAAAGAATGGGAAGCTTTTCTCTTGCTACCTCACTACTGTCGGGGTTCCCAGCATTCACGGCTAA
- the LOC5522183 gene encoding uncharacterized protein LOC5522183 isoform X1 yields the protein MSDGDDCLSEVNSLVSFSDGTIHSMDNMSVQDLSEWPELDGERLQKDQKPQILNEPRKTLPRTPSDQEIDTLVTNTIKQAEITIKKDINIDNQDDIPRSNEAGSGNNKVEPPKDNDGGSIVKENEESTPEVPEPDGPPLIAETHPLVKSVAYLERHGIFRMFQNFSADIVYQRPDNPLQFMIDRLTEMREEKSRKEKDET from the exons ATGTCGGATGGGGATGACTGTTTAAGCGAGGTGAACAGTCTTGTCTCTTTCTCCGATGGAACGATTCACAGCATGGATAACATGAGTGTTCAAGACCTATCAGAGTGGCCGGAATTAGACGGAGAACGATTGCAAAAGGATCAAAAGCCGCAGATTTTAAATGAACCACGTAAAACACTTCCAAGGACTCCCAGTGATCAAGAGATTGATACACTAGTTACTAATACGATAAAACAGGCTGAGATTACCATCAAGAAAGACATAAATATAGATAATCAAGATGATATACCTCGATCAAATGAAGCTGGTTCTGGTAATAATAAGGTAGAGCCACCTAAAGacaatgatggtggtagtaTTGTGAAGGAAAACGAGGAATCCACGCCGGAAGTCCCGGAGCCTGATGGGCCCCCGCTGATTGCAGAGACGCATCCGTTGGTAAAGTCAGTGGCCTATCTTGAGAGGCATGGAATCTTCAGAATGTTTCAG AACTTTTCTGCTGATATTGTATACCAGCGTCCAGATAACCCGCTACAATTTATGATTGATAGACTGACTGAGATGAGGGAAGAAAAAAGCAGAAAAGAGAAGGATGAAACGTAG
- the LOC125561194 gene encoding uncharacterized protein LOC125561194 isoform X2: MVSFALHFNERVEPEEIDHKKIQRALKAKDDGDVSDSAYHELKMVAGSSLPSLYGIQKERKAQNAIIPITEFEGNAKGCSRSIKDILSYSSDVIGNAGGNVITLRFSGDGRKTTKKLGSVMTTFCFPAENSVKRSPEREYCISIYDGKESYDILKATLRGVFDEMKALGRTGILVNGLEYTIDWVMCADWKFMACILGINSPCALYFCIWCECSKRMIRDFSIPQWPITRTLNQCRARVGCPNAKGVQCLPLVDIEFTKVIPDTLHLKLRIMGKLLNQVACWAIEQNVKKAMEEAIEALGVRFCFYDVQDDSGKTTTKWSSLDCDGLETIIRGLDIHAFLGDMENKSITSLDCLTKAQLVEECRKFHLRSTGTKDFLRATLKDHLDRNNIVFEPSSTPTCEKTVLSISELTQVWKSLMVLTDALGANPGDEAYLRADAFQEKARQWGTKFRKATFDEDVIPYIHVLVYHVPQFLEIHGTIHQFNCQTVEKKNHMQNKTFHRGSQKGGKNSNYTVQIMERENRKLFSRENNLERVKRKYQKQ, from the exons ATGGTCAGTTTTGCCCTACATTTCAATGAGAGGGTTGAGCCTGAGGAGATTGACCATAAAAAGATCCAAAGAGCTCTCAAG gccaaagatgatggtgatgtttctGACTCAGCATACCATGAGCTAAAGATGGTAGCTGGGTCCAGCTTGCCATCACTGTATGGGATacagaaagagagaaaagCTCAAAATGCAATCATTCCTATTACAGAATTTGAAGGG AATGCAAAAGGATGTTCAAGATCCATCAAGGACATTCTAAGTTATAGTTCAGATGTCATTGGAAATGCAGGGGGCAATGTTATAACCCTTCGGTTTTCTGGTGATGGTAGAAAAACCACCAAAAAACTTGGGAGTGTTATGACAACCTTCTGCTTTCCAGCAGAAAACTCTGTTAAAAGAAGCCCAGAAAGGGAATACTGTATATCTATATATGATG gCAAGGAGTCATATGACATCCTAAAGGCGACCTTGAGAGGGGTTTTTGATGAGATGAAGGCCCTAGGGAGAACTGGCATTCTTGTTAATGGCCTTGAATACACTATTGATTG GGTGATGTGTGCTGACTGGAAGTTCATGGCGTGTATTCTCGGAATTAATAGTCCCTGTGCCTTGTACTTCTGCATTTGGTGCGAATGCAGCAAAAGGATGATCAGAGACTTTTCTA TCCCACAATGGCCCATAACCAGAACCTTAAACCAGTGCCGTGCACGTGTTGGGTGTCCAAATGCCAAGGGAGTTCAATGTTTACCTCTCGTGGACATTGAATTTACCAAGGTCATACCCGACACCCTGCACCTCAAATTGAGGATCATGGGAAAACTTCTCAACCAG GTTGCTTGCTGGGCTATAGAGCAGAATGTTAAAAAAGCCATGGAAGAAGCAATAGAAGCTTtgg GTGTGAGGTTTTGTTTCTATGATGTCCAGGATGACAGTGGCAAAACCACAACCAAGTGGAGCTCTTTGGATT GTGATGGTTTGGAAACTATCATTAGGGGGCTTGATATCCATGCCTTCCTAGGAGACATGGAGAACAAGTCCATCACCAGCCTTGACTGTCTGACCAAAGCCCAGCTAGTGGAGGAATGTAGGAAGTTCCATCTGAGGTCGACAGGCACCAAGGACTTCCTACGTGCCACACTCAAGGATCATCTTGACCGCAACAACATAGTGTTTGAg CCATCGTCCACTCCCACTTGTGAGAAAACAGTTCTTAGCATATCAGAGCTGACACAAGTGTGGAAAAGTTTGATGGTCCTCACTGATGCTCTTGGGGCAAATCCTGGAGATGAAGCATATCTTCGAGCAGATGCTTTTCAAGAAAAGGCCCGCCAATGGGGAACCAAATTTAGAAAGGCCACGTTTGATGAG GATGTAATTCCATATATACATG TTCTTGTTTATCATGTCCCCCAATTTTTGGAGATTCATGGCACGATCCACCAGTTCAATTGCCAGACAGTGGAAAAGAAAAACCACATGCAGAACAAGACATTCCACAGGGGTAGCCAGAAAGGGGGGAAAAATAGCAACTACACTGTACAG ATCATGGAGAGggaaaacagaaaactgtTCAGTAGGGAAAATAATTTGGAAAGGGTCAagagaaaatatcaaaagcagtga
- the LOC125561194 gene encoding uncharacterized protein LOC125561194 isoform X3: MVSFALHFNERVEPEEIDHKKIQRALKNAKGCSRSIKDILSYSSDVIGNAGGNVITLRFSGDGRKTTKKLGSVMTTFCFPAENSVKRSPEREYCISIYDGKESYDILKATLRGVFDEMKALGRTGILVNGLEYTIDWVMCADWKFMACILGINSPCALYFCIWCECSKRMIRDFSIPQWPITRTLNQCRARVGCPNAKGVQCLPLVDIEFTKVIPDTLHLKLRIMGKLLNQVACWAIEQNVKKAMEEAIEALGVRFCFYDVQDDSGKTTTKWSSLDCDGLETIIRGLDIHAFLGDMENKSITSLDCLTKAQLVEECRKFHLRSTGTKDFLRATLKDHLDRNNIVFEPSSTPTCEKTVLSISELTQVWKSLMVLTDALGANPGDEAYLRADAFQEKARQWGTKFRKATFDEDVIPYIHVLVYHVPQFLEIHGTIHQFNCQTVEKKNHMQNKTFHRGSQKGGKNSNYTVQSRVILGCTKLELIEQCMSNQPQFLILGAKNGKLFSCYLTTVGVPSIHG, encoded by the exons ATGGTCAGTTTTGCCCTACATTTCAATGAGAGGGTTGAGCCTGAGGAGATTGACCATAAAAAGATCCAAAGAGCTCTCAAG AATGCAAAAGGATGTTCAAGATCCATCAAGGACATTCTAAGTTATAGTTCAGATGTCATTGGAAATGCAGGGGGCAATGTTATAACCCTTCGGTTTTCTGGTGATGGTAGAAAAACCACCAAAAAACTTGGGAGTGTTATGACAACCTTCTGCTTTCCAGCAGAAAACTCTGTTAAAAGAAGCCCAGAAAGGGAATACTGTATATCTATATATGATG gCAAGGAGTCATATGACATCCTAAAGGCGACCTTGAGAGGGGTTTTTGATGAGATGAAGGCCCTAGGGAGAACTGGCATTCTTGTTAATGGCCTTGAATACACTATTGATTG GGTGATGTGTGCTGACTGGAAGTTCATGGCGTGTATTCTCGGAATTAATAGTCCCTGTGCCTTGTACTTCTGCATTTGGTGCGAATGCAGCAAAAGGATGATCAGAGACTTTTCTA TCCCACAATGGCCCATAACCAGAACCTTAAACCAGTGCCGTGCACGTGTTGGGTGTCCAAATGCCAAGGGAGTTCAATGTTTACCTCTCGTGGACATTGAATTTACCAAGGTCATACCCGACACCCTGCACCTCAAATTGAGGATCATGGGAAAACTTCTCAACCAG GTTGCTTGCTGGGCTATAGAGCAGAATGTTAAAAAAGCCATGGAAGAAGCAATAGAAGCTTtgg GTGTGAGGTTTTGTTTCTATGATGTCCAGGATGACAGTGGCAAAACCACAACCAAGTGGAGCTCTTTGGATT GTGATGGTTTGGAAACTATCATTAGGGGGCTTGATATCCATGCCTTCCTAGGAGACATGGAGAACAAGTCCATCACCAGCCTTGACTGTCTGACCAAAGCCCAGCTAGTGGAGGAATGTAGGAAGTTCCATCTGAGGTCGACAGGCACCAAGGACTTCCTACGTGCCACACTCAAGGATCATCTTGACCGCAACAACATAGTGTTTGAg CCATCGTCCACTCCCACTTGTGAGAAAACAGTTCTTAGCATATCAGAGCTGACACAAGTGTGGAAAAGTTTGATGGTCCTCACTGATGCTCTTGGGGCAAATCCTGGAGATGAAGCATATCTTCGAGCAGATGCTTTTCAAGAAAAGGCCCGCCAATGGGGAACCAAATTTAGAAAGGCCACGTTTGATGAG GATGTAATTCCATATATACATG TTCTTGTTTATCATGTCCCCCAATTTTTGGAGATTCATGGCACGATCCACCAGTTCAATTGCCAGACAGTGGAAAAGAAAAACCACATGCAGAACAAGACATTCCACAGGGGTAGCCAGAAAGGGGGGAAAAATAGCAACTACACTGTACAG TCCCGTGTCATTCTCGGGTGTACGAAATTGGAGCTCATCGAACAGTGCATGTCGAATCAGCCACAATTCCTTATCCTCGGAGCAAAGAATGGGAAGCTTTTCTCTTGCTACCTCACTACTGTCGGGGTTCCCAGCATTCACGGCTAA